Proteins co-encoded in one Natronorubrum daqingense genomic window:
- the hisS gene encoding histidine--tRNA ligase: MYDRIKGFRDFYPGEMAARREAIDTLEDTARGYGFREIGTPALERAELWTDKSGDDIVDELYSFEDRGGRHVTLTPELTPTVARMVVAKQQELSKPIKWVSTRPFWRYEQVQQGRQREFYQTNVDIFGSSEPDADAEILAWAADALTNLGLTGEHFEFRISHRDILGGVLESYDDDIDTEAAIRAVDKSDKLSTAEYHDLLIGAGLSADQAVEFDDLIADGDLEAVESFAANERVTDAVDNLQNVLEAAEDFGAREYCTISLETARGLDYYTGVVFECFDSTGEVSRSIFGGGRYDDLIESFGGQSTPAVGVAPGHATLSLLCQRAGVWPEETVTTDYYVLQVGDTRPEAARIARDLRERGHVVETDVAGRSFGSQLNYADSINAETVVIAGEQDLANDEVTIKDMNSGDQTQVPVDDFPGDLEQPTFDDLA, encoded by the coding sequence ATGTACGACCGGATCAAGGGCTTTCGTGATTTCTACCCCGGCGAGATGGCCGCCAGACGGGAGGCCATCGACACCTTGGAGGACACCGCTCGCGGCTACGGTTTCCGCGAGATCGGCACCCCCGCGCTCGAGCGCGCCGAACTCTGGACCGACAAGAGCGGCGACGACATCGTCGACGAACTCTACTCCTTCGAGGATCGGGGTGGCCGCCACGTCACGCTGACCCCCGAACTGACGCCGACCGTCGCGCGGATGGTCGTCGCCAAACAACAGGAGCTCTCGAAACCGATCAAGTGGGTCTCGACGCGTCCCTTCTGGCGCTACGAGCAGGTTCAACAGGGCCGCCAGCGCGAGTTCTACCAGACGAACGTCGACATCTTCGGCTCGTCGGAGCCCGACGCCGACGCCGAAATTCTCGCCTGGGCCGCCGACGCGCTGACGAACCTCGGGCTCACCGGCGAGCACTTCGAGTTCCGCATCTCTCACCGAGATATTCTTGGCGGCGTCCTCGAGAGCTACGACGACGATATCGACACCGAGGCCGCGATTCGTGCGGTCGACAAATCGGACAAGCTCTCGACGGCCGAGTATCACGACCTCCTGATCGGTGCCGGACTCTCGGCCGATCAAGCAGTCGAGTTCGACGACCTCATCGCCGACGGCGACCTCGAGGCAGTCGAATCCTTCGCGGCGAACGAGCGAGTGACGGACGCGGTCGATAACCTCCAAAACGTCCTCGAGGCGGCCGAGGACTTCGGTGCGCGCGAGTACTGTACGATCTCGCTCGAGACGGCGCGCGGACTCGATTACTACACCGGCGTCGTCTTCGAGTGTTTCGACTCGACGGGCGAGGTCTCACGATCCATCTTCGGCGGCGGACGCTACGACGACCTGATCGAGAGCTTCGGCGGGCAGTCGACGCCAGCGGTCGGCGTCGCCCCCGGCCACGCGACCCTCTCGCTGCTCTGTCAGCGAGCGGGCGTCTGGCCCGAGGAGACGGTGACGACCGACTACTACGTGTTGCAAGTCGGCGACACGCGTCCCGAAGCAGCACGAATCGCTCGCGACCTGCGCGAGCGCGGCCACGTCGTCGAGACCGACGTCGCCGGGCGATCCTTCGGCTCGCAACTGAACTACGCCGACTCGATCAACGCCGAAACGGTCGTCATCGCCGGCGAACAGGACCTGGCGAACGACGAAGTGACGATCAAGGATATGAACTCGGGCGACCAGACGCAGGTTCCCGTGGACGACTTCCCTGGCGACCTCGAGCAACCGACGTTCGACGACCTCGCGTAA
- a CDS encoding DUF7411 family protein, producing MDLGVLYSGGKDSTLAALLLEEFYDVTLVTAHFAVSDDWEHARETAERMGFAFERLELDPDVAHEAVETMCDDGFPRNGIQQVHLHALEQLAQGEYDAIADGTRRDDRVPTVSRAQAQSLEDRFDVDYIAPLSGFGRTAVDRLVDATLEVTVGPSEEIDRADYEAELRAIIAAEDGPETVEDVFPPHEQTYVTDVVRD from the coding sequence ATGGACCTCGGCGTCCTCTACAGCGGTGGCAAGGATTCGACGCTCGCAGCGCTTCTCCTGGAGGAGTTCTACGACGTAACGCTGGTGACGGCTCACTTCGCCGTGAGCGACGACTGGGAGCACGCCCGCGAGACGGCCGAACGGATGGGGTTCGCGTTCGAACGACTCGAGTTAGATCCCGACGTTGCTCACGAGGCCGTCGAGACGATGTGCGACGACGGCTTTCCCCGCAACGGCATCCAGCAGGTTCACCTGCACGCCCTCGAACAACTTGCGCAGGGGGAATACGACGCGATTGCCGACGGGACTCGGCGTGACGACCGAGTGCCGACCGTCTCGAGGGCGCAGGCACAGAGTCTCGAGGATCGTTTCGACGTGGACTACATTGCACCGCTCTCTGGCTTCGGCCGGACGGCGGTCGACCGACTGGTCGACGCGACGCTCGAGGTGACCGTCGGCCCGAGCGAGGAGATCGATCGAGCGGACTACGAAGCCGAATTGCGAGCGATCATCGCCGCAGAAGACGGCCCGGAGACCGTCGAGGACGTGTTTCCGCCTCACGAGCAGACGTACGTGACGGACGTCGTTCGGGACTGA
- a CDS encoding DNA-binding protein, which translates to MSGSPDEEKLEELRQKKMEQLQEQADSQGGEASQEAAQQQAEAQKKAVLRQHLTDDARKRLNTVKMSKPDFGEQVERQVVTLARSGRIQGKIDDQKMKQLLQELKPDSKSFDIKRR; encoded by the coding sequence ATGAGTGGCTCACCTGACGAGGAGAAACTCGAGGAGCTCCGACAGAAGAAAATGGAGCAGCTACAAGAACAGGCCGACTCCCAGGGCGGCGAGGCCTCCCAGGAGGCAGCCCAGCAACAGGCCGAAGCGCAGAAAAAGGCCGTCTTGCGCCAGCACCTGACCGACGACGCGCGAAAGCGCCTCAACACGGTCAAGATGAGCAAGCCCGACTTCGGCGAGCAGGTCGAACGACAGGTCGTCACGCTGGCTCGAAGCGGCCGCATTCAAGGGAAGATCGACGACCAGAAGATGAAGCAGTTGCTCCAGGAACTGAAGCCCGACTCGAAGAGCTTCGACATCAAGCGTCGCTGA
- a CDS encoding 30S ribosomal protein S19e — translation MATMYDVPADDLIEALADDLEERLEEPDWGKFVKSGVDRDLPPEQEDFWAVRSASLLRKVADRGPVGVERLSTEYGGAKGGSNRYQVAPDKRADGSKNLIRTILQQLEDEDLVETAEGEGRRITPEGQSLLDDTAGSVLEDLDRPELERYA, via the coding sequence ATGGCTACGATGTACGACGTTCCGGCGGACGACCTCATCGAGGCGCTCGCCGACGATCTCGAGGAACGACTTGAGGAACCCGACTGGGGCAAGTTCGTCAAAAGCGGAGTCGACCGTGACCTGCCACCAGAACAAGAAGACTTCTGGGCAGTTCGTTCGGCAAGTCTCCTACGTAAGGTCGCCGACCGCGGCCCTGTCGGTGTCGAACGACTGTCGACGGAGTACGGCGGCGCGAAAGGTGGCTCGAACCGCTACCAGGTCGCCCCCGACAAACGCGCCGACGGCTCGAAGAACCTGATTCGGACCATCCTCCAGCAACTCGAGGACGAAGACCTCGTCGAGACTGCAGAGGGAGAGGGTCGACGAATCACCCCCGAGGGACAGAGCCTGCTCGACGACACCGCTGGCTCCGTACTCGAAGACCTCGACCGACCGGAACTCGAGCGCTACGCCTAA
- a CDS encoding DUF7571 family protein, with translation MKPCHNCQAVIDEYLLDKQLEPLRELTVDDFNVCVDCTTIVSNACVECGGAVYVPRNHTETPDYCPACRSNQIEQTGIDPGWNLDTQSV, from the coding sequence ATGAAACCGTGCCACAACTGTCAGGCGGTCATCGACGAGTATCTCTTAGACAAACAACTCGAACCCCTGCGCGAACTCACAGTCGACGACTTCAACGTCTGTGTCGACTGCACGACCATCGTTTCCAATGCGTGCGTGGAGTGTGGCGGCGCGGTCTACGTCCCCCGAAATCACACGGAGACGCCCGATTACTGCCCGGCGTGTCGATCGAACCAGATCGAGCAGACGGGCATCGACCCCGGGTGGAATCTCGATACCCAGTCTGTCTGA
- the thiL gene encoding thiamine-phosphate kinase, producing MDERGALALLEGELESVGDDAAVVDDLVITTDMLHERTDFPAGTTRYTAGWRAVGASLSDVAAMGAEATAAVAAYAAPEFDREELLAFVRGASDVCELVDSEYVGGDLDGHEEFTVSTTAIGHTDAPVTRDGAQPGDLVCVTGTLGRSAAALELFEHATETNSEGTDTSKTVASGTLERANDLFRFEPRVGAGRTLAPHASAMMDSSDGLARSLYQLSAAGECGFAVDSSQLPVDETLLEVTATDEAALDLAITFGEDFELVATIPEDALADARSASDVDLTVVGSVTEPAHGITLDGDVLEDCGYTHGD from the coding sequence ATGGACGAACGTGGCGCTCTGGCGCTACTCGAGGGAGAACTCGAGTCCGTCGGAGACGACGCTGCCGTCGTCGACGACCTCGTCATTACGACGGACATGCTCCACGAGCGGACGGACTTTCCGGCCGGAACGACCCGCTACACGGCGGGCTGGCGAGCCGTGGGCGCCTCGCTCTCCGACGTCGCGGCGATGGGGGCCGAGGCGACTGCCGCCGTCGCGGCCTATGCAGCCCCCGAATTCGACCGCGAGGAACTGCTCGCCTTCGTTCGGGGTGCGAGCGACGTTTGTGAACTCGTCGACAGCGAGTACGTCGGCGGCGACCTCGACGGTCACGAGGAGTTCACCGTCTCGACGACGGCGATCGGCCACACCGACGCTCCAGTTACTCGAGACGGCGCACAGCCCGGTGATCTCGTCTGTGTAACGGGCACGCTTGGCCGTAGCGCGGCCGCTCTCGAGTTGTTCGAGCACGCCACGGAGACGAACAGCGAGGGAACGGACACCTCGAAAACGGTCGCCTCAGGGACACTCGAGCGCGCAAACGACCTCTTTCGGTTCGAGCCACGAGTCGGGGCGGGCCGAACGCTCGCTCCGCACGCGAGCGCGATGATGGACTCGAGTGACGGCCTCGCTCGCTCGCTTTACCAACTCTCGGCGGCGGGCGAGTGTGGCTTCGCCGTCGACTCGAGTCAACTCCCCGTCGACGAGACGCTTCTCGAGGTCACAGCGACCGACGAGGCGGCCCTCGACCTCGCAATTACGTTCGGAGAGGATTTCGAACTCGTCGCGACGATTCCCGAGGATGCGCTCGCCGACGCCCGTTCGGCGAGCGACGTCGACCTGACGGTCGTCGGTTCCGTGACGGAACCGGCGCACGGAATTACGTTAGATGGTGACGTACTCGAGGATTGTGGGTACACACACGGCGATTAG